In the Chloroherpetonaceae bacterium genome, one interval contains:
- a CDS encoding HAD-IIIA family hydrolase, which produces MPKKLSLAEQRRRAMRIKLVLTDSDGVLTDTGVYYSERGEELKRFSIRDGMGVERLRKLARIETAIITGENSGSVRKRAEKLRMPFLYLGVKDKRAHLEVILRETSLSLENLAYIGDDMNDLDILQTIGEVSLTAAPSDAMPAIQAVAHYICKARGGYGAFRDFAEHILQLRGITS; this is translated from the coding sequence ATGCCAAAAAAACTCTCACTTGCAGAACAGCGGCGGCGTGCAATGCGCATCAAACTGGTCTTAACAGACAGCGACGGTGTGCTGACTGATACGGGCGTCTATTACTCTGAGCGAGGGGAAGAGCTAAAGCGCTTTTCCATCAGAGACGGAATGGGCGTAGAACGACTGCGCAAGCTGGCACGGATTGAAACCGCTATCATCACAGGTGAGAATTCTGGAAGTGTGCGCAAGCGTGCAGAAAAGCTACGAATGCCGTTTCTCTACTTAGGCGTCAAAGATAAGCGTGCACATTTAGAAGTTATTCTGCGTGAAACTTCTCTTTCGCTGGAAAATCTGGCTTACATTGGCGACGATATGAATGACTTGGATATTCTGCAAACAATTGGTGAAGTAAGTCTCACGGCTGCACCCAGTGATGCAATGCCAGCAATTCAAGCGGTTGCACACTATATCTGCAAAGCACGTGGCGGCTACGGAGCATTTCGTGATTTCGCAGAGCATATTTTGCAGTTGCGAGGTATCACGTCGTAA
- a CDS encoding DUF3108 domain-containing protein, translated as MIRYQTCYFASTVLLLTAMCALLFAQESAETFTYRKVPNNTFRTGERLRYHLKYGIVKAANTEIAVVKDTIIRGEPCHHVVFTANTIPVFDNFFKVDDRYETFIHRDALCPLYFKQRLREGKFSRDDEIEFFHSSGRARSLIYNKEFTISPYAQDIVSAYFYVRTLNLKEFRNGQSIFLRQVSDDKEYPLEVKVRYRDVIETEIGTFNTVVVEPLVQGAGLFKSEGRILIWMTDDDNKIPVKISIKVPVGAITAEIASMEGVLNPLTAKRDY; from the coding sequence ATGATACGCTACCAGACTTGCTACTTTGCTTCAACGGTTCTGCTGCTAACAGCGATGTGCGCACTGCTTTTTGCGCAAGAATCGGCTGAAACGTTCACATACCGCAAAGTGCCGAACAACACATTTCGCACAGGGGAGCGGCTACGCTATCACTTGAAGTATGGAATTGTAAAAGCAGCCAACACAGAAATTGCAGTCGTCAAAGATACCATCATACGCGGTGAGCCATGCCACCATGTCGTGTTTACAGCTAACACCATTCCCGTGTTTGACAACTTCTTCAAAGTCGACGACCGCTATGAGACCTTCATTCACAGAGATGCGCTTTGCCCACTTTACTTCAAGCAACGACTCCGTGAGGGCAAGTTTTCAAGAGACGATGAGATTGAATTTTTCCATAGCAGCGGTCGCGCACGCTCCCTGATTTACAACAAGGAATTCACCATCAGCCCATATGCACAGGACATCGTATCGGCATATTTCTATGTGCGCACGCTAAATCTTAAAGAATTTAGGAACGGACAGAGCATTTTTCTAAGACAAGTCAGCGATGACAAGGAGTATCCGCTCGAGGTAAAGGTGCGCTACCGCGATGTGATTGAGACAGAAATTGGCACATTTAACACGGTTGTGGTTGAGCCGCTGGTGCAGGGAGCAGGTCTCTTTAAGAGTGAAGGGCGCATTCTCATCTGGATGACGGACGACGACAACAAAATTCCAGTCAAAATTTCCATCAAGGTGCCAGTGGGAGCGATTACCGCTGAAATCGCATCAATGGAGGGCGTGCTCAACCCGCTAACAGCAAAGCGTGACTATTAG
- the lnt gene encoding apolipoprotein N-acyltransferase, giving the protein MPLRKTLLQALRAEAVRLPVLSGAMLGFAFPTYPFIHLEPLAWIGFVPLLLQLKKSDSFRAFYRTAYLGMFVFVLCSVWWVALSTAVGGALMYVAQSFFLTVPLVVFYFIWKRTSWHIALIALPFIWTAWEWIYLDMEISFGWMTLGNSQSYLFWLIQYADLFGVWAISFWIILFNVCMLVWYERYQQHRMRWKWLAESGMVALLLLLPPLAYSLWVLNAPLPTTDKTAKVAIIQPNIDPFVKWERHQEAFVMQKHYDLTDRALRKEAVDMILYPETTIPFYILEPYNQFHRETLWAKVQEWQTPLLTGFPDVVRYSDSTQRQATARFDRYTGKYYDSFNSSMLITLDSDMPQIYHKMKLVPFAERVPYLDYLPLLSTITIGVAGISSWGKGNEIKLLQFKTKSGDSLKVCGLICYESIYPGFVAEFVRKGADFLTIITNDGWFGKSYGPYQHAAFARLRCIETRRAMARCANTGVSLFIDRYGRGYGEIPWWKEAFTIAALEIGTGETFYVRHIDAFAKFCVLISGLCIAAALLYQLVEQPVLRRT; this is encoded by the coding sequence ATGCCGCTGCGAAAAACACTGCTTCAGGCGCTGCGTGCTGAAGCAGTCAGGTTGCCTGTGCTATCGGGTGCAATGCTGGGCTTTGCCTTTCCAACCTATCCCTTTATTCATCTTGAACCGCTGGCGTGGATTGGCTTTGTGCCACTGCTCTTACAACTCAAAAAATCAGATTCGTTTAGGGCATTTTACCGCACAGCCTATTTGGGAATGTTTGTGTTTGTGCTTTGCTCAGTGTGGTGGGTTGCGCTCTCTACTGCAGTTGGCGGTGCATTGATGTATGTGGCGCAGAGCTTTTTCCTTACTGTGCCGTTAGTTGTGTTTTACTTCATCTGGAAGCGCACCAGCTGGCACATTGCGCTAATCGCCTTGCCGTTTATTTGGACAGCGTGGGAATGGATTTACCTCGATATGGAAATTTCTTTCGGCTGGATGACGCTGGGCAATTCGCAGTCTTATCTCTTCTGGCTCATTCAGTATGCAGATCTGTTCGGAGTGTGGGCGATTTCGTTTTGGATTATACTGTTTAATGTGTGTATGCTGGTGTGGTATGAACGCTATCAGCAGCATCGGATGCGCTGGAAATGGCTGGCAGAAAGCGGCATGGTTGCACTGCTCCTGCTCCTGCCGCCACTTGCTTATTCACTGTGGGTGCTCAATGCGCCATTGCCCACCACAGATAAAACAGCAAAAGTGGCCATCATTCAGCCAAATATTGACCCGTTTGTGAAGTGGGAACGGCATCAAGAAGCCTTTGTGATGCAAAAGCACTACGACCTCACAGACCGTGCTTTGCGCAAGGAAGCCGTAGATATGATTCTCTATCCAGAGACAACTATTCCATTTTACATCTTAGAGCCATACAATCAATTTCACCGAGAAACACTTTGGGCGAAGGTGCAAGAGTGGCAGACGCCTTTGCTGACTGGTTTCCCCGATGTAGTGCGTTACAGCGATAGCACGCAACGACAAGCTACAGCGCGCTTTGACCGTTACACAGGCAAATACTACGATTCATTCAATTCTTCAATGCTCATCACGCTTGACTCAGATATGCCACAAATCTACCACAAGATGAAACTGGTGCCGTTTGCGGAGCGTGTGCCTTATTTGGACTACTTGCCGCTGCTATCCACCATTACAATCGGGGTGGCAGGCATCAGCAGTTGGGGCAAAGGCAACGAAATAAAACTCTTGCAGTTCAAAACCAAAAGCGGAGACAGCCTAAAGGTCTGCGGGCTAATTTGCTATGAGTCAATTTATCCGGGGTTCGTGGCAGAGTTTGTGCGCAAGGGTGCGGACTTTCTGACGATTATCACCAACGATGGGTGGTTTGGCAAGTCATATGGACCGTATCAGCACGCAGCGTTTGCACGCTTGCGCTGCATTGAGACACGCCGAGCCATGGCGCGCTGTGCCAATACAGGTGTGTCACTGTTCATTGACCGCTATGGACGCGGATATGGTGAAATTCCTTGGTGGAAGGAAGCTTTTACGATTGCTGCACTGGAGATTGGCACGGGTGAAACGTTCTACGTGCGCCACATTGATGCGTTTGCCAAGTTCTGTGTGCTGATTAGCGGGCTTTGTATTGCTGCAGCCTTGCTTTACCAACTGGTGGAGCAACCTGTGCTGCGCCGCACATAA
- a CDS encoding class I SAM-dependent methyltransferase gives MRWTTVIRLAKSYSLHRVGKCTVCGKRSLFLAGNLPDRSQMRESLLCVWCRSSSRKRHVALGLMQHFGLPLTSLAENRGALMQRKLYSASANEPIYRAIGEGNPNYIASEFFPDVPAGKQKGGVLCQNLECLTFPNSAFDAVITEDVLEHVRNWHQAVREIARVLKPAGVHIFTVPLCLDRPTVERVRFSGEAVEYLLPPEYHGDPLRGEILAYRNFGIDLLEHLRSVGFETKLLLSSYHDMLRFGIADSIVLISKKLGEPACESG, from the coding sequence ATGAGATGGACAACAGTTATACGCCTTGCTAAAAGTTACTCGCTGCATCGTGTTGGCAAGTGCACAGTGTGTGGCAAGCGCTCGCTGTTTTTAGCAGGTAACCTACCAGATAGATCACAAATGCGTGAAAGTCTGCTCTGTGTGTGGTGCCGCAGTTCATCGCGCAAGCGCCATGTCGCATTAGGGCTTATGCAGCATTTTGGACTGCCGCTTACCTCATTGGCTGAAAATCGTGGGGCGCTCATGCAGCGAAAACTTTACAGTGCCTCGGCAAACGAACCAATTTACAGGGCAATTGGAGAAGGAAACCCAAACTACATTGCATCAGAATTTTTCCCCGATGTGCCTGCAGGTAAGCAAAAGGGGGGAGTGCTTTGCCAAAACTTAGAATGCCTAACCTTTCCCAACAGCGCTTTTGATGCAGTGATTACGGAAGATGTCTTGGAGCATGTGCGCAACTGGCATCAAGCAGTGCGGGAAATTGCGCGCGTCTTGAAACCCGCTGGCGTGCATATCTTTACCGTGCCACTGTGTCTTGACCGCCCAACTGTAGAGCGAGTTCGATTCAGCGGTGAAGCAGTAGAATATCTTCTGCCACCTGAATATCATGGCGATCCGCTACGCGGAGAAATTTTAGCCTATCGTAACTTTGGTATAGATCTGCTCGAGCATCTACGCAGCGTAGGCTTTGAAACAAAGTTATTGCTTTCTAGCTACCACGATATGCTTCGTTTTGGAATTGCCGATAGCATTGTGCTCATTAGCAAAAAGCTGGGAGAGCCAGCATGCGAGTCTGGGTGA
- the pheT gene encoding phenylalanine--tRNA ligase subunit beta, whose product MKISLSWLKTFAPSLTLSADEIAAKLTSLGIEVEGIEQIGGRFQNVVVGKVLSCEKHPNADRLTVCKVDVGQAAPLQIVCGAPNVAVGQYVPVALVGAVLNTKSGETLTIKKSKIRGIESMGMICAEDELGLSDNHDGIMVLAEGDAPFALGTPFEQYVEHDTVFDISITPNRPDVLSHLGVARELVGVTGVAMPHYRALPFIKSNSRVRLEDPVACPHYAAVIIKGVKITPSPDWLQRRLRTIGLRPINNVVDVTNYVLHSIGQPLHAFDLDKLTEQRIRVRTDISGEFLTLDGKVRQIEPGMIMICDAVQPVAIGGIMGGLHSEISDTTTNVLLESAYFHPKFIRRAAKKLGLSTDASYRFERGVDWGQVRSAAALATSMILELAGGQVVETTEAMAAEPVRRSVSLNPSRVNAFLGTALEPSQMISILVGLGFERRTQSPEQITFSVPSWRVDIAEEVDLIEEIARIYGYDQIAPAEKMNAAYPAMRPSKEHFNDRLREMVIGMGFKEVLTNPLLKLSEAELFSARVIRTLNPISEEMEALRPSLVPSLLRVIAHNQNLSNFDMRIFEIARIFELASPEEPTAVKGYREQEMLGLALTGRRAPRSWAHPNAMSDFFDLKGAVEEILRRMHLLEKSKFIPYTRDSLRLEIVAGGNAPTAGIYAGLLQIVPAVHLSQYGIEQPVYLAELNLDVLRAFADEQYQYVAPARFPAVVRDLAFYVPFSVASAEMIADMRKVSNLIEQVEVFDVYEPPVNGHNAESKPRRSVAFSLKFVSHTHTFTESEISALLTKVIEQVQSKYGAELRQS is encoded by the coding sequence ATGAAAATTTCACTTAGCTGGCTCAAAACCTTTGCGCCTTCACTGACTTTATCTGCTGATGAAATTGCTGCAAAGCTCACTTCATTAGGCATTGAAGTTGAGGGTATTGAGCAGATAGGCGGTCGCTTCCAAAATGTTGTCGTTGGCAAAGTGCTCTCATGCGAAAAGCATCCTAATGCAGATAGACTAACGGTCTGCAAAGTTGATGTTGGACAAGCCGCACCGCTGCAAATCGTTTGTGGTGCGCCGAATGTGGCAGTAGGACAATATGTGCCTGTGGCACTGGTTGGCGCAGTGCTGAATACGAAAAGCGGTGAAACACTTACCATCAAAAAGTCCAAGATTCGCGGGATTGAGTCGATGGGTATGATTTGCGCCGAAGATGAATTAGGACTGTCTGATAACCACGATGGCATTATGGTTTTGGCGGAAGGTGATGCTCCCTTTGCATTAGGCACGCCCTTCGAGCAGTATGTTGAACATGACACTGTCTTTGACATCTCGATTACGCCTAACCGCCCTGATGTGCTTTCGCATCTTGGCGTAGCGCGAGAGCTTGTAGGCGTTACTGGCGTGGCCATGCCACATTATCGCGCTCTGCCATTTATAAAGTCTAATTCGCGAGTGCGCCTTGAAGATCCGGTTGCGTGTCCCCACTATGCCGCCGTGATTATTAAAGGCGTCAAAATTACGCCCTCCCCCGACTGGCTGCAGCGTCGATTGCGCACTATCGGTCTGCGACCAATCAACAACGTGGTAGATGTTACTAACTATGTGTTGCACTCTATCGGTCAGCCACTTCATGCCTTCGACTTGGATAAGCTCACTGAGCAACGCATTCGCGTGCGCACCGACATCTCTGGTGAATTTCTCACGCTTGATGGCAAAGTGCGCCAGATTGAACCCGGAATGATTATGATCTGCGACGCCGTGCAGCCTGTTGCAATTGGCGGGATTATGGGCGGCTTACACTCAGAAATTTCTGACACTACCACCAATGTTCTCTTGGAGTCCGCATACTTTCATCCCAAGTTCATTCGCAGAGCGGCAAAAAAGTTGGGGCTTTCAACTGATGCTTCCTATCGCTTTGAGCGAGGCGTCGACTGGGGACAGGTGCGCAGTGCTGCTGCACTGGCTACATCAATGATTTTGGAGCTAGCAGGTGGGCAGGTTGTAGAGACTACTGAAGCTATGGCTGCAGAACCAGTGCGCCGGTCGGTTTCGCTTAACCCAAGTCGCGTTAATGCGTTCCTAGGCACTGCCCTTGAGCCCTCACAAATGATTTCCATTTTAGTCGGTTTAGGCTTTGAGAGACGGACTCAATCGCCTGAGCAAATTACTTTCTCCGTGCCCAGCTGGCGCGTAGATATTGCCGAAGAAGTTGACTTAATTGAGGAAATTGCCCGCATATATGGCTATGACCAGATTGCGCCCGCAGAAAAGATGAACGCAGCATATCCTGCTATGCGTCCCTCCAAAGAACACTTCAACGACCGCTTGCGTGAGATGGTTATTGGAATGGGCTTCAAGGAAGTCTTAACTAACCCACTTCTCAAACTCTCAGAGGCAGAGCTTTTTTCAGCACGCGTCATTCGCACACTCAATCCTATTTCGGAGGAAATGGAAGCGCTGCGACCGAGCCTTGTGCCTTCGCTGCTCAGGGTCATTGCGCACAATCAGAACCTCAGCAACTTCGATATGCGCATCTTTGAAATTGCACGCATCTTCGAGCTTGCCTCCCCTGAAGAACCTACAGCGGTGAAGGGCTACAGAGAACAAGAAATGCTCGGATTGGCACTCACAGGTCGGCGTGCCCCGCGCAGTTGGGCTCATCCTAATGCGATGTCGGATTTCTTTGACTTAAAGGGTGCTGTTGAAGAAATTCTCCGACGAATGCATTTACTTGAAAAATCAAAGTTTATTCCTTATACTCGTGACAGCCTGCGCTTAGAAATTGTTGCAGGTGGCAATGCGCCGACTGCGGGCATCTATGCAGGTCTGTTGCAGATTGTGCCAGCTGTTCATCTTAGCCAGTATGGCATTGAGCAGCCTGTGTATTTGGCAGAGTTGAATTTAGATGTGCTTCGTGCATTTGCTGATGAGCAGTACCAGTATGTTGCGCCTGCAAGGTTTCCTGCGGTTGTTCGTGACCTTGCTTTCTACGTGCCCTTCTCAGTGGCGTCCGCTGAAATGATTGCGGATATGCGCAAGGTCAGTAACCTTATTGAACAGGTAGAGGTATTTGATGTTTATGAACCGCCTGTGAATGGTCACAATGCAGAAAGCAAGCCACGACGCAGCGTTGCCTTCTCGCTAAAATTCGTCAGTCATACGCATACTTTCACAGAGTCTGAAATTTCTGCGTTGCTGACGAAAGTTATCGAGCAAGTTCAATCCAAGTACGGTGCGGAACTGCGCCAGTCCTAA
- a CDS encoding cell division protein ZapA: MEPIKVRIFGEEYPLLVENRFLTESAAQQVDAQMHEYRRKGIDLGTTKLAILTAVNFAEKALELEQRLNHLTSKITQLTHQISQHYTGKNLYSK, from the coding sequence ATGGAACCCATCAAAGTGCGCATATTTGGAGAAGAGTATCCGCTGCTGGTGGAAAATCGCTTTCTTACGGAATCAGCTGCTCAGCAAGTTGATGCTCAGATGCATGAATACCGCCGCAAAGGCATAGATTTAGGTACCACAAAACTTGCAATTTTAACAGCTGTCAATTTTGCAGAAAAAGCCCTTGAGCTTGAACAGCGATTAAACCATCTTACCAGTAAAATTACACAACTTACCCATCAAATTTCGCAACATTATACTGGTAAAAATCTTTATTCTAAATAA
- the rny gene encoding ribonuclease Y produces MESVLNISINFVAVIVSSLVSFIIGFFISRYILDRVGTTKVLEAEERAAQIIQEAQREAQALKDAKMEEVNEEWRRKKREFEQEVNIKNNKFAQAQKQAKAKEEALNRRAEQLQKREKALEELQRELQQKMQFVEQRTAELQHLISEQNQRLENISGLNAEDAKAMLIENLIAKAKEEAAETLKAIHDETAANAEKISEKVIMSAIERTAPNLAIENTVTAVHLQSDELKGRIIGREGRNIKAFENVTGAEIIVDDTPEVVIISCFDPIRRELAKMTLQRLLADGIIHPGTIEKAYQAAQKELDELIMSAGEDAVVQLGIPNFHPDIVKLIGKMKFRTNYGQNLLKHSLEVAMLAGYMAAELKLDTKLAKRAGLLHDIGKVLESQEQPHGLAGAEFLKKYKEPPIVVNAVAAHHGDVPKEHPIAELVDIANVMSGSRPGSRGAITPEGYIKRLESLEEIARSFQGVARSYALQAGREIRVIVDGERISDQQADALAHDIAHKIMTSVQYPGQIKVTVVRETRAVAYARER; encoded by the coding sequence ATGGAAAGTGTTTTGAATATCTCGATCAACTTTGTGGCAGTTATTGTCTCGTCATTGGTTTCCTTCATCATCGGCTTTTTTATCAGCCGCTACATTTTGGATAGAGTTGGCACGACCAAAGTCTTAGAAGCAGAGGAACGCGCTGCTCAAATCATTCAAGAAGCGCAGCGCGAAGCGCAGGCTCTCAAAGACGCAAAGATGGAAGAGGTCAACGAAGAGTGGCGACGCAAAAAGCGTGAGTTTGAGCAGGAAGTCAATATCAAGAACAACAAGTTTGCCCAAGCACAAAAGCAAGCGAAGGCAAAGGAAGAAGCGCTCAACCGCCGTGCTGAACAGCTTCAAAAGCGCGAAAAAGCCCTCGAGGAACTCCAGCGAGAGCTGCAGCAAAAGATGCAGTTTGTTGAGCAGCGTACCGCTGAACTGCAACATCTCATTTCCGAACAAAATCAGCGCTTGGAAAACATCAGTGGTTTGAATGCAGAAGATGCCAAAGCAATGCTGATTGAAAATCTTATCGCAAAAGCCAAAGAAGAAGCGGCAGAGACACTGAAAGCCATACACGACGAGACGGCAGCCAATGCTGAGAAAATTTCTGAAAAAGTCATTATGTCCGCTATTGAGCGCACGGCACCGAATTTAGCGATTGAAAACACGGTTACTGCTGTGCACCTGCAAAGCGATGAGCTAAAGGGTCGCATCATCGGTCGTGAAGGGCGCAATATCAAAGCCTTTGAAAATGTTACAGGCGCTGAAATTATCGTTGATGATACGCCTGAGGTGGTCATCATTTCCTGCTTTGACCCGATTCGCAGAGAGCTTGCCAAGATGACCTTGCAGCGCCTTTTAGCCGATGGGATCATTCACCCAGGCACGATTGAAAAAGCCTACCAAGCGGCTCAGAAAGAGCTTGATGAACTTATTATGAGCGCAGGTGAAGACGCTGTAGTGCAGCTTGGCATCCCTAACTTTCACCCTGATATTGTCAAGCTCATTGGCAAGATGAAGTTCCGCACCAACTATGGGCAAAACTTGCTCAAGCATTCACTCGAGGTTGCTATGCTCGCAGGTTATATGGCTGCCGAACTCAAATTAGATACGAAACTGGCTAAGCGAGCTGGGCTTTTGCACGATATTGGCAAAGTGTTGGAGTCGCAGGAACAGCCGCACGGCTTAGCTGGCGCTGAATTTTTGAAAAAGTATAAAGAACCGCCTATTGTAGTCAATGCCGTAGCGGCGCATCACGGTGATGTTCCCAAAGAGCATCCTATTGCCGAGTTGGTCGATATTGCAAATGTGATGTCTGGCTCTCGTCCCGGCTCACGCGGTGCAATTACCCCAGAAGGCTATATCAAGCGTTTGGAGAGCTTGGAAGAAATTGCCCGCTCTTTCCAAGGTGTGGCAAGAAGTTACGCCTTGCAGGCAGGTCGTGAAATCCGCGTTATTGTCGACGGTGAACGCATTAGCGACCAGCAAGCAGATGCGCTCGCACACGATATTGCACACAAGATTATGACCTCCGTGCAGTATCCCGGACAAATCAAGGTTACGGTGGTGCGAGAGACACGTGCGGTCGCATATGCGCGCGAGCGATAA
- a CDS encoding aspartate 1-decarboxylase has translation MRVFLLKSKIHRATVTHADLHYEGSITIDMDLVEAAQMLPYEKVQVVNNHNGARFETYIIPGKRGSGVVQLNGACARLAAVGDEIIIMTYADMTPEEARLHRPVIVLVSKQNVITHRYAADVPNAASLCDAS, from the coding sequence ATGAGAGTATTTTTGCTCAAATCAAAGATTCACCGTGCAACGGTTACGCATGCCGACCTTCACTACGAAGGCAGCATTACGATTGATATGGACCTTGTTGAGGCTGCGCAGATGCTGCCATACGAGAAAGTGCAGGTCGTCAATAACCACAACGGTGCACGGTTTGAGACCTACATTATTCCGGGCAAGCGTGGCTCTGGCGTGGTGCAGCTCAATGGTGCTTGCGCTCGTCTTGCTGCAGTAGGCGATGAAATTATCATTATGACATATGCCGATATGACTCCTGAGGAAGCACGCCTGCACCGCCCCGTAATTGTGCTGGTTAGCAAACAAAACGTGATCACTCACCGCTATGCTGCCGATGTACCTAATGCTGCCTCACTCTGCGATGCATCTTAG
- a CDS encoding sugar phosphate nucleotidyltransferase gives MHDLAIVVMAAGKGTRMKSDLAKVLHPLLNRPMIDYVLDAALQLSPKKVVLIVGHQAERVKQATAAFKVEYALQSPQLGTGHAVMQAEPLLSCFNGDVMVLSGDAPLITAATLQKLWAYHCKENAVATVLTAIVEDPTGYGRIIRSHSTSRIVKMVEHKDASPEERAVREINSGVYVFQKKPLFEALRCIRNDNAQQEYYLPDVFNIFLAEDLPVAALTTESPDEICGVNTPEQLQEAEAILRRRVFLPQA, from the coding sequence ATGCACGATTTAGCAATTGTCGTCATGGCAGCCGGAAAAGGCACACGAATGAAGTCTGACCTTGCTAAGGTGCTGCACCCTCTTCTGAATCGTCCGATGATTGACTATGTCTTAGACGCAGCTTTGCAGCTTTCACCGAAGAAGGTGGTGCTCATTGTTGGTCATCAAGCAGAGCGTGTCAAACAAGCCACGGCGGCATTCAAGGTCGAGTATGCCTTACAATCCCCTCAATTAGGCACTGGACATGCTGTGATGCAAGCTGAGCCACTGCTTAGTTGCTTCAACGGCGATGTAATGGTGCTCTCTGGTGATGCCCCTCTCATCACGGCTGCTACACTGCAAAAGCTCTGGGCGTATCACTGCAAAGAAAATGCGGTTGCGACTGTGCTTACAGCAATCGTGGAAGACCCTACTGGATACGGTCGCATTATTCGTAGTCATAGCACCTCTCGCATTGTGAAGATGGTTGAACATAAAGACGCGTCGCCAGAGGAACGTGCAGTGCGCGAAATCAACTCTGGGGTTTATGTTTTTCAGAAAAAACCGCTCTTTGAGGCACTTCGCTGCATTCGCAATGACAACGCTCAGCAGGAATACTATTTGCCTGACGTGTTTAACATTTTCCTTGCTGAAGATCTGCCTGTAGCCGCTCTGACTACAGAGTCGCCTGATGAAATTTGCGGGGTCAACACTCCCGAACAGCTTCAAGAAGCAGAGGCTATTCTGCGTCGCCGCGTGTTTTTACCCCAAGCATAA
- the tgt gene encoding tRNA guanosine(34) transglycosylase Tgt, with the protein MHFELQKKDTHTAARAGRLVTAHGEILTPVFMPVGTRAAVRAVAPRELLEIGAQIILGNTYHLYLRPSTDVLFKAGGLHRFMSWHKPILTDSGGYQVFSLSDLREIYEEGVAFKSHLDGSRHFFTPENVIDAQRRIGSDIMMVLDECPPYNADRAYIKASSELTIRWAARAQAHFAKTEPLYGYSQALFAITQGGTFEDLRAQSTKRLVEMDFAGYAVGGLAVGEPEDAMYRMLEISEPLLPEEKPRYLMGVGTPINILNAIERGMDMFDCVVPTREGRNGRVYTRYGTLNLRAAKYAEDFRPLDEGFENYVCQNFSRAYLRHLLNVDEILGLQLCSLHNLSFFLWLTRTAREHILAGTFKDWKEAFTEQFQSGERAEVH; encoded by the coding sequence ATGCATTTTGAGCTGCAAAAAAAAGACACCCATACTGCTGCTCGCGCAGGCCGGCTGGTTACCGCTCACGGCGAGATTCTTACGCCAGTTTTTATGCCAGTTGGCACGCGGGCTGCAGTGCGTGCGGTCGCCCCTCGTGAGCTTTTGGAAATCGGCGCACAAATCATTCTTGGCAACACTTATCATCTTTACCTGCGCCCTTCCACCGATGTTCTCTTCAAGGCTGGTGGCTTACATCGTTTTATGAGCTGGCACAAGCCAATTCTGACAGACAGTGGTGGCTATCAAGTCTTTTCACTTTCTGATTTGCGTGAAATCTACGAGGAGGGCGTTGCATTTAAGTCGCACCTTGACGGCTCTCGGCACTTCTTTACACCTGAAAATGTGATTGATGCACAGCGCCGCATTGGCAGCGACATTATGATGGTGCTTGACGAATGTCCTCCATACAATGCAGATCGAGCTTACATCAAGGCTTCCAGCGAACTCACGATTCGCTGGGCTGCGCGTGCGCAGGCACACTTTGCAAAGACAGAACCGCTCTATGGCTACTCTCAGGCGCTCTTTGCGATTACGCAAGGTGGCACTTTTGAAGATTTGCGTGCTCAGTCCACCAAACGCTTAGTAGAGATGGATTTTGCAGGTTATGCTGTGGGTGGCTTAGCGGTCGGTGAGCCAGAGGACGCAATGTATCGAATGCTTGAGATTTCCGAACCACTTTTGCCTGAAGAGAAACCACGATACTTAATGGGCGTTGGCACACCTATTAACATTCTGAACGCAATTGAGCGGGGAATGGATATGTTTGACTGCGTGGTCCCCACGCGTGAAGGACGTAATGGCAGAGTCTATACGCGATACGGCACCCTCAACCTTCGCGCCGCCAAATATGCTGAGGATTTTCGCCCCCTTGATGAAGGCTTTGAGAACTATGTTTGCCAGAATTTTTCTCGTGCTTACCTACGTCACTTGCTCAACGTTGACGAAATTTTAGGGTTGCAGCTTTGCTCCTTGCACAATCTTTCATTTTTTCTATGGCTGACTCGCACCGCGCGAGAGCATATTTTAGCTGGCACTTTCAAGGACTGGAAGGAGGCATTTACTGAACAATTCCAGTCTGGCGAACGTGCTGAGGTTCACTAA